The candidate division KSB1 bacterium genome segment GCCTTGTTCCAACAAGATCGGCGGAACGACTTTGAACAATAGGTCGACGTACTTGAATAATGGGTCATCAGGCAGATGCTTGAGGCAAAATTCGCGCTGTGCCATATAGCGCGGATCGGTCTTGCGGAGCACTGCATGGCCGAATCCTGGGATCACTTGACCAGCCTTCAGCGTATCCCACACAAATTTCTTCATCTCTTCTTCTGTCGGGATCCTCCCTCCCATTTTGTCCATAACACCCTGGATCCAGCGCAAGACTTCTTCGTTTGCCAGACCATGAAGCGGTCCAGCCAGGCCATTGATCATGCCCGATATAGAATAATAAATATCAGATAAGGCGCTAGCAATCAGATGCCCAGTGTGCGCGCTCACATTGCCGCTCTCATGATCGCTGTGCAGAATAAAATAGAGTCGGGACACATCATCATACGGCTTCTTGATCCCCATCATGTGCGCGAAATTGCCACCCATGTCCAAATTTGGATCCGGCTCAATGATGTCGCCATTCTTATATTTCCACCGATAGATGAACGCCCCCAATTGTGGGAGCTTCGCCAATAGGTTCAGCGCATCCTCGTATGTCGGATCCCAATAATCCAGCTTCTTCAATCCGCCCGCCCGATATTGCTTGGCAAACACTGACTCTCGTTGCATGGCGACAATCCCGGCAGAGAACATCGCCATTGGATGCGAATCCTTGGGCAATGTCTTCAACATATCGAACACATATTTCGGCACCGTTTGACGCTTCTTGAATTCATTTGCGACCTCATCTACCTCAGCTTGGGTGGGAATATCACCCGTGAGAAGCAAATAGAACAGGCCTTCCACGTAAGGCATTTCACAACCAGGCACCTTGGGCAATTTCTCCAAAACTTCTGGAATCGTATAATTGCGAAATCGAATTCCTTCATGAGGATCCAAATATGAGATGTCAGTTACCAGACATTTGATATCTCGCATGCCACCAATGCATTGTTCAATGGTCACTTCATCGATCTTCACATGGCCAAATTCTTTAAGCAGACGGGTCGTCCTGGGTCGCCATGCCTCGATCTTTTCCTTCAATTTCTCTTTCAGTGTCGCCATAATGCCTCCTCCTCAATTAAGATTCGAATGATAAAGCTGGACATTTATTTGAAACAGAAACAAAACGCTCAACTTCAACCTGCAGGAAATATCAACTCACTTTATTGAAACCACCATCTTCTAATCCGAATTTTTCTGTGGATGATTCGAGTTCTCCAACATCCAAAATGCTAAGGTAATGCTTTTCATTCCAGCCAATGCAAAGCGCGATATTGACTGATAAGCTATTTAATAGATGCCAATCTGGCAGGGGCCAAATCACCCGATTTCTATCTTTTTACACTCGAATAGATTCTCCCAATTATTGATCCATTTCAAACGGTGACCTGCAATTGCGGATCAATCAATGGGAATTTTCGTCCCATATTTGATGGTTGAGAGCACAACGCTGCTCTTGATCCGACTGATCGCCGGAATAGTGGCCAGCTTTTTCAGCAAGAATTGCTCATATTCCTGGATGTCCTTGACGACAACTTTGATTAAGTAGTCCTCCTCGCCAGAGATATGATAGATTTCTAATACCTCGGGAAATTTGTTGAGTTCTTGATTGACCTGATCGAAAGATTTGACGCGATGACGAGCGACAGTAAGCGAGACAAAGACGATGGTCGCCTTGTCGACCTTTTTGGGATCGACCAGGGCGACATATTGCTTGATGACACCATTGCGTTCTAATTTTTTGACGCGTTCCAGCATGGGGGGAGGTGAAAGCCCAACTTCTGCGGCAAGATTGGCGTTGGTAATTCTTCCTCGTTCTTGAAGGATATTGAGTATCTTTTTATCGATCTCATCGAACTTATTCATGATCCCTCCGCCACTTTTTACAACAATAATGTAATAAAAAACCACAAAAATGTCAAGCATTAATTCGGCCAATTCAAAATATCTTTGAACAAAATTATTTTAACCAGCGGCTTGCTGGAATTTTATTAGGAAATGAGCATGGCAATAAGAAACATACTTGGTGAAATTCAGATTAAATTTGTGGTTGAAATCTTCAAGATTCACAGTATTTCAGATGAATGATGTTGCCTCAATATTCTTAGCATCGAAACACCCAATTTAACCACTTAACTGACTTAACCTACTCAACTGCGCCACAAAAATTGCTTGCTTTTATTGAAAAATCTCTTAAATTTAATTTTAAGATGAAATCTACGACTCAAATGAGGATCGGGCTGGCGGAACAGAGGCGGATTGCGGCGCTATTGCGGTATGAACGTCAGCTCTGGAGCACGGGTAAGCGATTTCTGGCTGGAGTTGATGAGGCGGGCCGCGGCCCTCTTGCGGGACCAGTGGTTGCCGCTGCAGTAATCTTCCCACCCGATGTTTTTATCCCTGGAATAAATGATTCAAAGAAGCTTTCGCCAGCGCTGAGAGAGCAACTTTACCGACCAATCACCCAATCGGCCATCTCGATCGGCATCGCCTGGTGCGATCATCAAACGATCGACCAAATGAATATCCTTCAGGCCACCTATCGCGCCATGAGACAGGCGATCGCCCAACTGAACCCCCAACCTGAGCACGTATTGGTCGATGGCCGATCAGTCCCCGAGCTAAACTTCTCCCAGACCGCGATCGTTGGTGGGGATGGCAAATGCTTTTCCATCGCGGCCGCCTCCATCATCGCCAAGGTCACCCGGGATCGCTTGATGCTGGAATACGATCGGCTGTTTCCCCAATATGGCTTTGCGCAGCACAAAGGCTATCCAACGAAAAAGCATATTCAAGCCATTATCGAATACGGCTATTGTCCCATTCACCGAACGACGTTTAAAATCAAAAACCTGGAATCGTATGGCTAAAATTACGCAAGTGTCCGATCAATTAGGCTCAGAAACCATCTTTGTGCTCGTTACCACAATCGTAGCAGAGTTCATTGGTATCTGTCTTAAAACCACTGTATTTTGGAAACAAAAGTCATTCCGAACGGAGTGAGGAATCTTTTTTTTCACAAATACTGAACCTAAAGATTTCTCACCGCTAACTGGCCTCTGGCGTCAACCTAAGCTCAAAAATGTTAAAACCGTTAAAACGGTTATTAATAGTAATACGAGTTTATCATTGACGCCCGAATTAATTCGGGCGTCAATTAAACAGAGTTGCTGACCGCTTTAGCGGTCTCTGAGAAAAAAATATCTTATGTGGACGCTAATAGGCATTTGCTGGATGGCCCAGAATAATATTCCTCTCTTAGGTTGACGCTTATGGCGAACTGGCCGGTCGAAATGACAACTGCTTGATGTATTGGCAGGCACTGATTTAGAAAAGTCAACAAAAATAAGATGGATAATCAAAATTCTAAAGAGAAACAGCCCTCGGTTGGCAAATTGGGCGAGAACCTAGCCGCCAAATTTCTCGAAGATAAGGGCTATCATATTCTGGAACGTAACTACCGCTACGGCCACGGCGAGCTGGACATCATCGCTGAAAAAGATGGCATGCTGATTTTCATCGAGGTGAAGACCAAAAAGCACGGGGATTTCGGCGATCCCATTCATTGGATCACTCGCGGAAAACAAAAGCAGATGGGCCGCATTGCCAGAGGGTATCTTTACGAGCGCAATATCACCGATCGCGACTGCCGCTTCGATGTCGTTTTGGTCACCTGGGAGCATGGATTGTGGAAGATCGATCTGATTGAGAATGCGTTCTGGCTGTGATGGAGTTCAGGCGTCAGCCTTTTAATCATTTGACCAGATCAACAGGATTAAACAGGATGAAATACTGGAGTTCAGGCGTAGGCTTTTTCTCTTTCAGATAAGTTAAGTTTAATTATAAATCATGAGCTTCAAAATTTATGAGAGGAGGCAAAATGTCCAAAACAATGTTTATTATCACAAGCCTTTCTCTATTGGGCTTATTAATAATCAGCGTTTATTATTTCATTCGTTCTAAAAACATTCGTCGCTTTTTTGCACATTTATTTATCCTGGCAATTGGCTTTGCATTCATTTATTTTTTCTTTTATGTGCCTCAAATGCCTACTGGCAGAGGCGATTCAGCTAATGATATTTATTTTGTGATCGTACTTTACTTTTTCATGCTATTGGGAATGCTCGCTCAATACATTTATTCGAGATTAGAACAAGCAGCACCACAACGGAAAAAGTTCGAGTGGGGGCTTTTTGTTGCTCCAATTTTCGCCTCGCCGGTTGTGTTCATTCCGCTGCTTTCGGCTCTTCAAAATGCTGATATTGATCTGAAAAATTTGACTACTACCAAATTGATGGTATTCTTCGTGGCCTTTGAAAATGGCTTTTTTTGGAAGGAATATTTTGACCATCGCCGTCAATCCATAAGCGAGGGCAAAGATGAAAAATAAAACGCGCTGGCTATTGTTGCTTGCCTTATTATTAAGCATCATAGCTTATATTTTGCAGTCAGCCTATTCACAGTCTGACATTCAAAACGAACGGTTGAGTGATGGTGTAGAACGCTGGTACCGAACCTCATCTTCCGCTGATCGTCCCTGGTTTTTTCAGCAATTACAAAATATCTTTAGTGTGATTCAGCCCTCGAAAGAACTTCCTTTTGGCAGAAGCGTGGCCTTACTAGTAGGCGTGAGCGAGTATCACTATCTCACACCATCACTGCCATTCGTCAAAAATGATATCAGGG includes the following:
- a CDS encoding citrate (Si)-synthase, coding for MATLKEKLKEKIEAWRPRTTRLLKEFGHVKIDEVTIEQCIGGMRDIKCLVTDISYLDPHEGIRFRNYTIPEVLEKLPKVPGCEMPYVEGLFYLLLTGDIPTQAEVDEVANEFKKRQTVPKYVFDMLKTLPKDSHPMAMFSAGIVAMQRESVFAKQYRAGGLKKLDYWDPTYEDALNLLAKLPQLGAFIYRWKYKNGDIIEPDPNLDMGGNFAHMMGIKKPYDDVSRLYFILHSDHESGNVSAHTGHLIASALSDIYYSISGMINGLAGPLHGLANEEVLRWIQGVMDKMGGRIPTEEEMKKFVWDTLKAGQVIPGFGHAVLRKTDPRYMAQREFCLKHLPDDPLFKYVDLLFKVVPPILLEQGKAKNPWPNVDAQSGVIQWYYGLKEYDFYTVLFGIGRALGVCANIIWDRALGYPIERPKSVTTAMLEEAAGIAS
- a CDS encoding Lrp/AsnC family transcriptional regulator; this translates as MNKFDEIDKKILNILQERGRITNANLAAEVGLSPPPMLERVKKLERNGVIKQYVALVDPKKVDKATIVFVSLTVARHRVKSFDQVNQELNKFPEVLEIYHISGEEDYLIKVVVKDIQEYEQFLLKKLATIPAISRIKSSVVLSTIKYGTKIPID
- a CDS encoding ribonuclease HII → MKSTTQMRIGLAEQRRIAALLRYERQLWSTGKRFLAGVDEAGRGPLAGPVVAAAVIFPPDVFIPGINDSKKLSPALREQLYRPITQSAISIGIAWCDHQTIDQMNILQATYRAMRQAIAQLNPQPEHVLVDGRSVPELNFSQTAIVGGDGKCFSIAAASIIAKVTRDRLMLEYDRLFPQYGFAQHKGYPTKKHIQAIIEYGYCPIHRTTFKIKNLESYG
- a CDS encoding YraN family protein, which codes for MDNQNSKEKQPSVGKLGENLAAKFLEDKGYHILERNYRYGHGELDIIAEKDGMLIFIEVKTKKHGDFGDPIHWITRGKQKQMGRIARGYLYERNITDRDCRFDVVLVTWEHGLWKIDLIENAFWL